One stretch of Pradoshia sp. D12 DNA includes these proteins:
- a CDS encoding PTS sugar transporter subunit IIB, whose protein sequence is MKTIMLVCAAGMSTSLLVTKMQKAAEVRGIQADIFAQSAQEMEFTLEQKNVDVLLLGPQVKYMQNQIESKLVGKNIPVAAINMQYYGMMNGEKVLDQALQIIENK, encoded by the coding sequence GTGAAAACTATTATGTTAGTATGTGCAGCAGGAATGAGTACAAGTTTATTAGTGACAAAAATGCAAAAGGCAGCAGAAGTGCGTGGAATCCAAGCTGATATTTTTGCCCAATCAGCACAAGAAATGGAATTTACTCTCGAACAGAAAAATGTAGATGTATTGTTATTAGGACCTCAAGTGAAATATATGCAAAATCAAATTGAATCAAAACTGGTCGGGAAAAACATTCCTGTAGCAGCAATTAATATGCAATATTACGGTATGATGAATGGTGAAAAGGTCCTTGATCAAGCACTGCAAATAATTGAAAACAAGTGA
- a CDS encoding helix-turn-helix transcriptional regulator: MTRVKDVANQLAASQVACGFALTEGFQSFGQLGGILKNSLLKLLNYRFYFPDILVLTERSLPKTVHRSEKFNLDWFTEEFRNKHFDSAFHYLRNHALKLSNCFFVDVFEYKSFISNIIFNITILLGNMNYDIKELEQSRYSFFKLIDEAHSANETIKLLDCFIEEANKCIFLMENRAENITMKKFMDYIKSHYAEPLTLTDVATYFHFNPSYISSYFTTHNHEGFIDSLNRIRIEEACKLLLNETATIAEISEMVGFSEHSYFCKVFKKIKGMSPSQYKRKQFIG, translated from the coding sequence ATGACAAGAGTTAAGGATGTTGCTAATCAATTGGCAGCTTCACAGGTCGCATGTGGTTTTGCTTTAACGGAGGGATTCCAAAGTTTTGGTCAATTAGGAGGAATTTTAAAGAACAGCCTTCTAAAACTGTTAAACTATCGCTTTTATTTTCCTGATATCTTAGTTCTAACTGAACGATCTTTACCTAAGACTGTACATAGGAGTGAAAAATTCAATCTGGATTGGTTTACAGAAGAGTTCAGAAATAAGCACTTTGATTCGGCTTTTCACTATTTAAGGAATCATGCCCTAAAATTATCTAATTGTTTTTTTGTGGATGTTTTCGAGTATAAATCATTTATCAGTAACATCATATTTAACATTACAATCCTCCTTGGCAATATGAATTATGATATCAAAGAGCTTGAACAAAGCAGGTACTCGTTTTTCAAGCTCATTGATGAAGCACATTCTGCAAATGAGACAATTAAACTTTTGGATTGTTTTATTGAGGAAGCGAATAAATGCATATTCTTAATGGAAAATCGAGCAGAGAATATCACTATGAAGAAGTTTATGGACTACATTAAGAGTCATTATGCAGAGCCGCTTACCTTAACCGATGTGGCTACTTATTTTCATTTTAATCCTTCTTATATTTCAAGCTATTTTACAACTCATAATCATGAAGGATTTATAGATTCTTTGAATAGAATCCGGATTGAAGAGGCATGTAAGCTACTCCTTAACGAAACAGCTACTATCGCAGAAATAAGTGAAATGGTCGGTTTCTCGGAGCATAGCTATTTTTGCAAAGTATTTAAAAAAATAAAGGGGATGTCCCCTAGTCAATACAAAAGAAAACAATTTATAGGATAA
- a CDS encoding ROK family transcriptional regulator — protein sequence MTLTTKQRELRTKILDKIYVHGPISRIEISNHTGITPATVSEITGSLLKENLIYELGEDSSENNKSGRKRILLDIAAHHSFYIGCELSEKYFSFCLSDNIGKIYAEKVIKFNAGNKNDALTEAHFIEELNHFIHCHHSYQPKAVGIALPGHFNDKSKTIYSNNTHWKNFNLGLLLENVELPIYFKNNVHCMANAERLFSKNHIDDNFIFFHVSRGMFCSYIYEGHTYGENKFLVGEIGHTIVHPDGELCECGKRGCLQTYASEAWIIKKSRILYESSNTTFLGQLTPDKHSITIETILSAYKMGDEGVTNILNNAIKYLSITINNLPMLIDTNKIILHGELFNEPVLNNLLSHYLNQNNILLPLSHTWDIAFKQYSDINGALGACSFAISNFLLKGKIKS from the coding sequence ATGACACTCACAACTAAACAAAGAGAACTGCGTACTAAAATTTTAGATAAAATTTATGTCCATGGTCCTATCTCACGAATAGAGATTTCAAATCATACAGGTATTACCCCTGCTACAGTTAGTGAGATAACTGGATCTTTACTTAAAGAAAACCTAATTTATGAATTAGGAGAAGACTCTTCTGAAAATAATAAATCGGGACGGAAACGGATTCTTTTAGATATTGCCGCACATCACAGTTTTTATATTGGATGTGAATTATCTGAAAAATATTTTTCGTTTTGCCTAAGTGATAATATCGGAAAAATCTATGCTGAGAAGGTAATTAAGTTTAATGCAGGAAATAAAAATGATGCTTTAACAGAAGCTCATTTTATAGAGGAGTTAAATCATTTTATTCATTGTCATCACAGCTATCAGCCAAAGGCCGTCGGAATTGCATTGCCTGGACATTTTAATGATAAAAGTAAGACCATTTACAGCAACAATACACACTGGAAAAACTTTAATCTAGGACTTCTACTGGAAAATGTAGAATTACCAATCTACTTTAAAAATAATGTTCATTGTATGGCCAACGCGGAGAGACTATTCAGCAAGAATCATATAGATGATAATTTCATTTTCTTTCATGTCAGTAGAGGGATGTTCTGTTCTTATATTTATGAGGGACATACTTATGGAGAAAACAAATTTTTGGTAGGCGAAATAGGTCATACGATTGTTCACCCAGACGGAGAACTATGTGAGTGTGGAAAAAGGGGCTGCTTGCAGACATACGCTAGTGAGGCTTGGATTATAAAAAAATCCCGCATACTTTATGAGAGTTCGAATACAACTTTTTTGGGGCAATTAACCCCAGATAAACATAGCATCACAATTGAAACCATTTTAAGTGCTTATAAAATGGGGGATGAAGGAGTCACCAACATCCTTAATAACGCCATTAAATACCTGTCTATTACAATCAATAATTTACCGATGTTGATTGATACAAATAAAATCATTTTACACGGAGAGCTATTTAACGAACCCGTATTAAACAATCTGCTTAGCCATTATTTAAATCAAAATAACATTCTACTTCCCCTCAGCCATACTTGGGACATTGCATTTAAACAATATTCCGATATAAATGGCGCTCTTGGAGCATGCAGTTTCGCTATCTCCAACTTTTTGTTAAAGGGTAAAATAAAAAGCTAG
- a CDS encoding haloacid dehalogenase-like hydrolase, which yields MKKRLISANASEILEMTAEELKQSIKACEGRVIMSENVAVREPYIEDITNAEIARSFGADLILLNGVDVLSPHIAGLENEEGSFVEALHRLVGRPIGVNLEPVDNSANMAEERLIISKGRQANLETIQEIEKLGLDFVCFTGNPGTGVTNEQIQKTIQLAKEHFSGLIIAGKMHGAGVDEPVADAEVVKGYIDSGADIILVPAVGTVPGFDDEELKKIVKSAHQHGALVLSAIGTSQESSDEDTVKQIAIRNKICGVDIQHIGDAGYAGLAPVENIFAMSKAIRGIRHTVSMVARSINR from the coding sequence ATGAAAAAACGATTAATCAGTGCAAATGCATCAGAAATATTGGAAATGACTGCAGAAGAGTTGAAGCAAAGTATTAAAGCATGCGAAGGACGCGTTATTATGTCTGAAAATGTTGCGGTTCGTGAACCTTATATTGAAGATATTACAAATGCAGAAATTGCCCGCTCGTTTGGAGCAGACTTAATTCTCTTGAATGGTGTTGATGTGCTTTCGCCACATATTGCAGGATTAGAAAACGAAGAAGGTTCATTCGTAGAGGCACTTCACCGATTGGTCGGCCGTCCTATTGGTGTTAATCTAGAGCCAGTGGACAATTCAGCGAATATGGCAGAAGAAAGATTAATCATTTCAAAAGGTCGTCAAGCTAATCTAGAAACCATACAGGAAATTGAAAAATTAGGACTTGATTTTGTATGTTTTACAGGAAATCCTGGCACGGGTGTAACAAATGAGCAGATCCAAAAAACGATACAGCTTGCTAAAGAACATTTTTCGGGATTAATTATCGCAGGAAAAATGCATGGAGCAGGAGTGGATGAGCCAGTTGCAGATGCAGAAGTGGTGAAAGGTTATATTGATTCAGGTGCAGATATTATTTTAGTTCCTGCAGTGGGGACTGTTCCAGGCTTTGATGATGAAGAACTAAAGAAGATTGTAAAAAGTGCCCATCAACATGGTGCCCTTGTTTTATCTGCTATTGGTACAAGCCAAGAAAGTTCTGATGAAGACACGGTTAAACAAATTGCTATCCGGAATAAAATTTGTGGGGTGGATATTCAACATATCGGTGACGCGGGGTACGCCGGTCTTGCTCCTGTAGAAAATATATTTGCGATGAGTAAAGCTATTCGTGGTATTCGGCATACAGTCTCTATGGTTGCTCGTTCTATCAATAGGTAA
- a CDS encoding amino acid deaminase/aldolase, with translation MVLYELSKELSYPALLLDLDALDQNCRRIAEKANGKTIRIATKSIRSIPVLKRILQSNPVYKGVMCYSPYEAIFLAEQGIEDILIGYPCWDSKPLSKIAELNGKGHQITCMVDSFEQIKHLNAITKEANGFFYLCIDIDMSTTFGNLHFGVRRSPLKTEEGVIQLVRIIQEYPSLKLLGIMGYEAQIAGVGDHLPSQRLKNMAVAFMKKKSIDKIKRRRERIVQSLKSEGVQLVFVNGGGTGSLETTSKEEAVTELTAGSGFYAPLLFDYYRNFRFTPALYFALPVVRKPTPNIYTCLGGGYVSSGVHGQDKVPLPIYPPGGKLLSFEGAGEVQTPVYYEKETLEIGDVIIFRAAKAGEICERFNEIICLANQQIVDRFLTYRGEGKCFL, from the coding sequence GTGGTGCTATATGAATTATCAAAGGAGTTATCTTATCCAGCCCTTTTGCTGGATTTAGATGCTTTAGATCAAAATTGCAGGAGAATCGCTGAAAAAGCAAATGGAAAAACGATCAGAATTGCTACTAAATCGATACGGTCTATTCCAGTTTTAAAAAGAATTCTCCAATCCAATCCTGTCTATAAAGGAGTAATGTGTTATAGCCCCTATGAAGCTATTTTTCTTGCAGAACAAGGCATTGAGGATATCCTGATAGGTTATCCATGCTGGGATTCCAAACCTCTTAGCAAAATAGCTGAACTAAATGGAAAAGGTCATCAAATTACCTGTATGGTCGATTCCTTTGAACAGATTAAACATTTAAATGCGATTACTAAGGAAGCAAACGGATTTTTTTATTTATGCATCGATATTGATATGAGCACCACATTTGGTAATCTCCATTTTGGAGTAAGACGTTCCCCATTAAAAACAGAAGAAGGCGTGATTCAGCTAGTACGAATTATACAGGAATATCCATCGCTAAAGCTTCTGGGAATCATGGGTTATGAAGCACAAATAGCTGGGGTAGGTGATCATTTGCCATCTCAGAGGCTTAAAAATATGGCTGTTGCTTTTATGAAAAAGAAATCAATTGATAAAATCAAACGGCGAAGGGAGAGGATTGTTCAATCTCTTAAGAGTGAGGGTGTACAATTAGTATTTGTTAATGGAGGAGGAACGGGAAGTCTTGAAACTACATCAAAAGAAGAGGCTGTTACGGAACTGACAGCGGGATCAGGTTTCTATGCTCCTTTGTTGTTTGATTATTACCGAAATTTTCGCTTCACACCTGCCTTATATTTCGCATTGCCAGTCGTTAGAAAACCAACTCCAAATATTTATACTTGTCTTGGAGGTGGATATGTCTCATCTGGAGTGCATGGTCAGGATAAGGTGCCATTGCCTATTTACCCGCCGGGTGGTAAATTATTGTCATTTGAAGGAGCTGGGGAGGTGCAAACCCCTGTTTATTATGAAAAGGAAACGTTGGAAATTGGAGATGTCATTATCTTCAGGGCAGCGAAAGCTGGAGAAATTTGTGAACGGTTTAATGAAATCATTTGTCTTGCTAATCAACAAATCGTTGATCGATTTCTTACCTATCGGGGGGAAGGGAAATGCTTTCTGTAA
- a CDS encoding response regulator gives MVKDDGICRILIVDDEILIRQGIKHYLDWESEGFQIVGEASNGQEALEMIEVLSPHIIITDIVMPIMNGEELTRVVKEKYPQIEVIILSSYGEFDYVRSAFQCGVVDYILKPKLEAQSLLKVLKTAVKRIPGFQSREKELNVSLSIDQIINRLVLGYDVHFDSKQIIRAFPYSHYSLLGVDLKKHPSKGAAEFLIQVKTKVENVFNKKISEVSYYSFNYDPHIIVFLLNTN, from the coding sequence ATGGTAAAAGACGATGGAATTTGCAGAATACTGATTGTAGATGATGAAATACTAATTAGACAGGGAATTAAGCATTATTTAGATTGGGAGTCTGAAGGTTTTCAAATCGTTGGAGAAGCTTCAAATGGTCAGGAAGCATTGGAAATGATAGAAGTTTTGAGTCCGCACATCATTATTACAGACATCGTCATGCCTATCATGAATGGAGAAGAATTAACACGAGTCGTTAAAGAAAAATATCCCCAAATAGAGGTCATTATCCTGAGCAGTTATGGCGAATTTGACTATGTACGCTCGGCCTTTCAATGTGGAGTGGTTGATTATATTTTAAAACCAAAGCTCGAGGCGCAAAGTCTATTAAAAGTTTTAAAAACCGCTGTTAAAAGAATACCAGGTTTTCAATCAAGGGAAAAGGAACTGAATGTAAGTCTATCTATCGATCAAATTATCAACAGGTTAGTTTTAGGGTATGATGTACATTTTGATTCAAAACAGATTATTAGAGCTTTTCCTTACAGTCATTACAGTTTATTGGGTGTGGACTTAAAAAAACACCCATCCAAGGGTGCTGCTGAATTTTTAATTCAAGTCAAAACTAAGGTTGAAAACGTATTCAACAAAAAGATAAGCGAGGTCTCTTACTATTCTTTTAACTATGATCCGCATATCATTGTATTTCTTTTGAATACAAATTAG
- a CDS encoding D-arabinono-1,4-lactone oxidase produces the protein MKTIQGKRWRNWSQTCESIPEKILYPSSIEEITSIIKEASKQEKRIRVVGAGHSFTSLVKTDDWLISLDLLSGIEQLDEAASTVTILGGTRLFQLGEVLGQEGYSQENLGDINVQSIAGAISTGTHGTGLKFGNIPTQVVEIVIVTASGDVLTVSEEQNPQYFKACLISLGVLGIIVKVKLKIIKTLIYEYRSERKEYPLFEQQLECYINENRHFEFFLFPYSDCVQVKTMNITNRKPKGLFFHNLKNLIFENYLFFVLSEVCRVLPRSSQTISRISAKAVGTTTITAKSYEIFASPRLVKFREMEYCIPLHYFKPAIQEIRKCIEVKKHKVHFPIECRTVKADDIWFSPSYQRDSAYIAFHMYKGMPYEEYFQEMEAIMRKYEGRPHWGKMHSLGKKELYSCYPKLPDFQAIRYELDPQGIFLNDYIKKIIIDE, from the coding sequence ATGAAGACGATACAAGGCAAACGATGGAGAAATTGGTCTCAAACATGTGAAAGTATCCCAGAAAAAATCCTGTATCCTTCCTCAATTGAGGAGATTACTTCAATCATTAAAGAAGCGTCGAAACAAGAGAAAAGAATCAGAGTTGTTGGAGCTGGGCATTCATTTACGAGTTTAGTAAAAACGGATGATTGGCTCATATCTCTTGATTTACTTAGTGGAATTGAACAACTCGATGAGGCAGCCAGTACAGTTACCATCCTGGGTGGTACCCGGTTATTTCAATTAGGAGAAGTGCTTGGACAAGAAGGATATTCTCAGGAAAATTTAGGCGACATCAATGTCCAAAGTATTGCGGGTGCTATTTCAACCGGAACGCATGGAACTGGACTGAAGTTTGGTAATATACCAACCCAAGTAGTAGAAATCGTCATTGTTACAGCATCTGGAGATGTTCTTACCGTCTCCGAGGAACAAAATCCTCAATACTTCAAGGCTTGTCTCATATCGCTTGGAGTTCTTGGAATCATTGTAAAAGTAAAACTGAAGATAATTAAAACACTTATATATGAATACAGAAGTGAAAGAAAAGAATATCCACTTTTTGAGCAACAGCTTGAATGCTATATCAATGAAAACCGTCACTTTGAATTTTTTCTATTCCCATATTCAGATTGTGTACAAGTTAAAACGATGAATATTACGAATCGTAAACCAAAGGGTTTATTCTTTCATAACTTAAAAAATCTCATTTTTGAAAACTATTTATTTTTTGTACTGTCAGAGGTATGTCGTGTGTTACCAAGGAGCAGTCAAACCATAAGCAGAATATCTGCAAAGGCCGTAGGAACAACAACCATTACGGCAAAAAGCTATGAGATTTTTGCTAGTCCAAGACTTGTGAAGTTCAGGGAAATGGAATATTGTATTCCACTTCATTACTTTAAGCCGGCCATTCAAGAGATTCGGAAGTGTATTGAAGTAAAGAAGCATAAGGTTCATTTTCCGATAGAATGCAGGACGGTCAAGGCAGACGACATTTGGTTTAGTCCTTCTTATCAGAGAGATTCCGCCTATATTGCTTTCCATATGTATAAAGGCATGCCATATGAAGAATATTTTCAAGAGATGGAAGCGATTATGCGGAAGTATGAAGGAAGACCACATTGGGGTAAAATGCATAGCCTAGGTAAAAAAGAATTATATTCCTGCTACCCCAAACTGCCGGATTTTCAAGCCATAAGGTATGAACTTGACCCGCAAGGAATTTTCCTAAACGACTATATTAAAAAGATAATTATTGATGAATAA
- a CDS encoding PTS lactose/cellobiose transporter subunit IIA has product MSLEANDYYTVAFKIISNVGAAKSLVMEALYAAKEGKYELAEEKLAESKHFFVEGHKTHASLIQREANGEKLEFSLIFMHAEDQIMSVDTITILVTEMIELYKRTA; this is encoded by the coding sequence ATGTCATTAGAAGCAAATGATTACTATACTGTGGCGTTTAAGATTATTAGTAACGTAGGTGCGGCTAAAAGCTTAGTAATGGAAGCGCTTTATGCGGCGAAAGAAGGAAAATATGAATTAGCAGAAGAAAAGTTAGCTGAATCAAAACATTTCTTTGTAGAAGGTCATAAAACGCACGCCTCTTTAATTCAAAGAGAGGCAAATGGAGAAAAGCTTGAGTTCTCGCTTATATTTATGCATGCGGAAGACCAGATAATGAGTGTTGATACGATTACAATTCTAGTTACAGAAATGATTGAACTATATAAGCGTACAGCATAG
- a CDS encoding PTS sugar transporter subunit IIC: protein MNELLENKMMPIAGKLGSNKFLIAIRDGITFAMPLIIIGSLFMIIASFPVPGWEAWLGKMGIAEFLWKGTDSSFGLIGLIASFGIAYSLTRQFNVDGIGSGIISLSAFIIATPFISSDAGAGMPIAYMGAKGLFIAIIMGLLNGYIYQWFINRNIQIKLPESVPPAVARSFSAIIPGAVIITMWLIIYSILSTFDLPNVHDIAQVILGKPLGLLGNNVFGTIIVVGLNSLFWFVGIHGGNVVNSVMQPVWIANLDENRVAYQAGQELQNIITLPFMDNFVYIGGGGATIGLVLVLGYLARKKKTSKQTKALAPITVVPGLFNINEPTMFGIPVVLNVMLFIPFILAPMINVVVTYLAMASGLVPLTRAAASWTMPPIFSGFLVTGDISGAILQIVLIILDILLYLPFVLAVEKRFKSQE from the coding sequence ATGAATGAACTGTTGGAAAATAAAATGATGCCCATTGCTGGAAAATTAGGTAGTAATAAATTTCTGATTGCTATACGAGATGGTATTACGTTTGCAATGCCGTTAATTATTATTGGCTCACTTTTTATGATTATAGCTAGTTTCCCGGTGCCAGGGTGGGAAGCATGGTTGGGTAAGATGGGAATCGCAGAATTTTTATGGAAAGGCACTGACAGTAGTTTTGGGTTAATTGGTTTAATAGCCAGTTTTGGGATTGCTTATAGTTTAACAAGGCAGTTTAATGTAGACGGAATCGGTTCAGGCATTATCTCATTGTCTGCATTTATTATTGCAACTCCATTTATTTCTTCTGATGCTGGAGCTGGAATGCCAATTGCTTATATGGGAGCGAAAGGTTTATTTATTGCTATAATTATGGGTTTGCTTAATGGCTATATATATCAATGGTTCATTAATCGTAATATTCAGATTAAACTTCCGGAAAGCGTTCCGCCAGCTGTAGCCAGAAGCTTCAGTGCCATTATTCCGGGTGCAGTAATTATAACGATGTGGTTAATTATTTATTCTATTCTAAGTACGTTTGATTTACCAAATGTACATGACATTGCGCAAGTCATCTTAGGTAAACCATTAGGGTTATTGGGAAATAACGTTTTTGGTACAATCATCGTGGTAGGTCTCAATAGTTTATTTTGGTTTGTTGGTATCCATGGAGGTAATGTAGTTAACTCAGTTATGCAGCCTGTATGGATTGCCAACTTAGATGAAAATCGTGTGGCTTATCAAGCTGGTCAAGAATTACAAAATATTATTACACTACCCTTTATGGATAACTTCGTCTATATTGGCGGGGGCGGAGCTACGATTGGTTTAGTTTTAGTTCTCGGATATTTAGCACGTAAAAAGAAAACGAGCAAACAAACAAAAGCATTGGCACCGATTACCGTTGTACCAGGTTTATTTAATATTAATGAACCGACTATGTTTGGTATACCAGTAGTATTGAATGTAATGTTGTTCATTCCATTTATTCTTGCTCCAATGATAAATGTAGTGGTCACGTATTTAGCAATGGCCTCGGGTTTAGTACCGTTAACTAGAGCAGCAGCCTCCTGGACAATGCCTCCAATATTCAGTGGATTTTTAGTTACAGGTGATATAAGCGGGGCGATTTTGCAGATTGTTTTAATAATACTGGATATCTTACTTTACTTGCCATTCGTTTTAGCTGTTGAAAAGCGTTTCAAATCGCAAGAATAG
- a CDS encoding NAD(P)-dependent oxidoreductase: MDKNIGPRNVQWAFWECWDDNKKGWWIVMKIIVFGATGGVGQSVVRQGVEAGFEVTAFVRTPAKLDFSHENLKIIQGNAFNLAEVTEAIAGHDAVISCLGSNQGMKKSTELQEMIKNIVTGMKEQHVERIIYTASAGVHKELTGLSGKLVMRMLKNPLIDHRAAVEYIQSHGLNYTIVRPMGLTNHPFTGKYRESATSVPEKSRSIPRADVAHFILKALKDSRYEHTSIGIST, from the coding sequence ATGGATAAAAATATTGGTCCAAGAAATGTGCAGTGGGCATTCTGGGAATGTTGGGATGATAATAAGAAAGGGTGGTGGATTGTTATGAAAATTATCGTGTTTGGTGCAACAGGTGGTGTAGGTCAATCTGTTGTGCGTCAAGGAGTTGAGGCTGGTTTTGAGGTGACGGCGTTTGTACGTACTCCGGCCAAGCTAGACTTTTCCCATGAAAATTTAAAGATTATACAAGGAAATGCTTTTAATCTAGCGGAAGTAACAGAAGCGATTGCAGGTCATGATGCTGTTATATCTTGCTTAGGCTCGAATCAAGGGATGAAAAAATCAACCGAGCTTCAAGAGATGATAAAAAATATTGTTACTGGTATGAAGGAGCAACATGTAGAGCGGATTATCTACACTGCATCTGCGGGAGTCCATAAAGAATTAACAGGGCTAAGTGGTAAATTGGTCATGAGAATGCTTAAGAATCCTCTAATTGATCATCGGGCTGCAGTTGAATATATTCAATCACATGGATTGAACTACACCATTGTTCGACCGATGGGGCTAACGAATCATCCCTTTACAGGAAAGTATAGAGAATCTGCAACAAGTGTACCAGAGAAATCAAGATCAATACCGCGTGCTGACGTCGCACATTTTATCTTAAAAGCATTAAAGGATAGCCGTTATGAACATACGTCAATCGGCATCTCTACTTGA
- a CDS encoding sensor histidine kinase, producing MRLIPERFKHHTLFITISLITFTIIILVSVTITWTTIRMSEEFFFEKFSITNAKIINEIKERFESFHYSIVIASNNILQSGTIKTNLTEEQTNAQKMISFYTMGEYIKQIQSNIEAYELEIIVKGENGVTLTTNRTHWPISDQELNESILTSNTFKEPKRLLYQYDERKNETRSIEDRRYVVATKALMDRLSGTVYGSMYFSYRESEFKKVYSNYTSPGNDIFIIDKSGRIVSSNQSQFIGQKEVELLRYAKESKNNSNNYMIGSFKGKDQVIFVEALPSFDMYLFNIIDKEKTFGNLIDKRKIVFISLGIVLIGLVSIFFVSKRLTNSLSRLVRQIENAPKSKFRQNVAVLGTYETRQIGNAFNSMLDELHEYVEQLMLSQKQKRNAELAALQRQINPHFLYNTLASIKFMVQQDRKEDTEAMITALISLLQNTIGNVNETVTVKQELDNLKNYVFINQKRYGNKIHVSYMVSPDCMDFHLPKLILQPFMENSFFHGFNRKAGGSIHVLIWQEENNLICEVVDNGDGIADEQGENLPNQTYKRQLFSGIGVRNVHERIQLIYGEEYGVTISSKQGEGTKVRIIIPSHMEQKS from the coding sequence ATGAGACTTATACCCGAGCGATTTAAACACCACACTTTATTTATTACGATTTCCCTTATCACCTTCACCATTATCATTCTTGTTTCTGTGACGATTACATGGACAACAATTCGCATGTCGGAGGAATTCTTTTTTGAAAAATTCAGTATTACGAATGCGAAAATAATAAACGAAATAAAAGAACGCTTTGAGTCTTTTCATTATTCTATTGTCATTGCGTCAAATAATATTTTACAAAGCGGCACAATTAAGACCAACCTAACTGAGGAGCAAACGAATGCTCAAAAAATGATCTCATTTTATACGATGGGGGAATATATTAAACAAATTCAATCGAATATTGAAGCTTACGAGCTTGAAATCATCGTTAAAGGAGAAAATGGGGTTACCTTAACGACCAATCGTACCCACTGGCCGATATCTGATCAGGAGCTTAATGAAAGTATCTTAACAAGCAATACATTTAAAGAACCGAAACGGCTTCTGTATCAATATGATGAACGTAAGAACGAAACGAGAAGTATTGAGGATAGAAGGTATGTTGTAGCTACAAAAGCGTTAATGGATCGACTTTCCGGTACTGTTTATGGCTCCATGTATTTTTCTTATAGGGAAAGTGAATTCAAAAAGGTCTATTCCAACTATACTAGCCCTGGGAATGATATTTTCATTATTGATAAGTCAGGGAGGATTGTTTCCAGTAACCAGTCTCAATTTATTGGGCAAAAGGAAGTGGAACTCCTTCGGTATGCGAAAGAGAGTAAAAACAACTCAAATAATTATATGATTGGTAGTTTTAAAGGGAAGGATCAGGTCATTTTTGTAGAAGCACTTCCCTCTTTTGATATGTATTTATTTAATATTATCGATAAAGAAAAGACATTTGGAAATTTAATTGATAAGAGAAAAATTGTATTCATCTCGCTAGGGATTGTTTTGATAGGTCTGGTCAGTATATTTTTCGTATCAAAAAGATTGACTAATTCTTTATCAAGACTTGTTAGACAGATTGAAAATGCGCCAAAATCTAAATTTCGTCAAAACGTGGCTGTTTTAGGTACATATGAAACGAGGCAAATCGGAAATGCTTTTAATTCCATGCTGGATGAGCTGCATGAATATGTTGAGCAGTTAATGCTGTCGCAAAAACAGAAACGGAATGCGGAGCTGGCAGCCCTGCAGCGACAAATCAATCCACATTTCTTGTACAATACATTAGCTTCCATTAAATTTATGGTTCAGCAAGACCGCAAGGAAGATACGGAAGCTATGATTACTGCTTTGATTTCCTTACTTCAAAATACAATAGGCAATGTGAATGAAACGGTTACTGTTAAACAGGAACTGGATAATTTGAAAAACTATGTCTTCATTAATCAAAAACGTTATGGAAATAAAATACATGTAAGCTATATGGTTTCGCCAGATTGTATGGATTTTCATCTGCCTAAGCTAATTCTTCAACCTTTTATGGAAAATTCATTTTTCCATGGGTTCAATCGTAAAGCGGGGGGATCTATCCATGTCCTTATTTGGCAGGAAGAGAACAACCTGATTTGTGAAGTAGTAGATAATGGTGACGGAATAGCGGATGAGCAAGGTGAAAATCTTCCTAATCAAACGTACAAACGACAGCTTTTCTCAGGAATCGGTGTTAGGAATGTTCATGAGCGTATTCAACTTATATATGGAGAAGAATATGGAGTAACCATTTCCAGCAAACAGGGAGAAGGAACAAAGGTACGGATTATCATTCCTTCTCATATGGAACAAAAATCGTAA